A window of Haloarchaeobius litoreus contains these coding sequences:
- a CDS encoding DUF7536 family protein, translating to MTDATESADGDPAAEADGTVATGPEATAPDDHRPGRPPLLRFFEALGFRRHARVGVVAGIVLAVALYGFFVTVPSVAPGVRGRPESPLLYVVLGFVVAVATALFVTTALTVRTLARAVASPPKWVRRGGGLAAVGGLLWTASTLAGFAPAADAVRPWISVPVLLVVAGVWAAHTRVKRLGSPLDRVGTVIATAGVGGVHVAALLTPEPFLGASVEPALTPFVASVGTLAVGTALLAAAARDELGLLADAAIALSALGALTVAVALADVVAVSGAVAVVPAALAWVALGVALRGSPTPANWSPDEVGSLLDDGS from the coding sequence GTGACAGACGCCACCGAGTCCGCCGACGGCGACCCGGCAGCCGAGGCCGACGGCACCGTGGCGACCGGCCCCGAGGCCACCGCACCCGACGACCACCGGCCGGGCCGGCCACCCCTCCTCCGGTTCTTCGAGGCGCTCGGGTTCCGCCGGCACGCCCGTGTCGGTGTCGTCGCCGGCATCGTGCTGGCCGTCGCGCTGTACGGTTTCTTCGTCACGGTTCCGAGCGTCGCGCCCGGCGTCCGGGGACGCCCCGAGTCGCCGCTGCTGTACGTCGTCCTCGGGTTCGTCGTCGCAGTCGCCACCGCGCTGTTCGTCACGACCGCGCTGACCGTGCGCACCCTCGCACGGGCCGTCGCCTCGCCGCCGAAGTGGGTCCGCCGCGGCGGCGGTCTCGCGGCGGTCGGCGGGCTGCTCTGGACGGCCAGCACGCTCGCCGGCTTCGCGCCCGCCGCCGACGCCGTCCGGCCGTGGATCTCGGTCCCCGTCCTCCTCGTCGTGGCCGGTGTCTGGGCGGCCCACACCCGGGTCAAGCGGCTCGGGAGTCCGCTCGACCGCGTCGGCACCGTCATCGCGACTGCCGGCGTCGGTGGCGTCCACGTCGCCGCCCTGCTCACACCGGAGCCGTTCCTCGGTGCGAGCGTCGAGCCCGCGCTCACACCGTTCGTCGCGAGCGTCGGCACGCTCGCCGTCGGCACCGCGCTGCTCGCGGCCGCTGCGCGCGACGAGCTCGGGCTGCTCGCGGACGCGGCCATCGCCCTCTCGGCGCTGGGCGCGCTGACCGTCGCAGTCGCACTCGCGGACGTCGTCGCCGTCTCCGGCGCGGTCGCGGTCGTCCCCGCCGCCCTCGCCTGGGTCGCCCTCGGGGTCGCGCTCCGGGGCTCGCCGACGCCCGCGAACTGGTCGCCCGACGAGGTCGGTTCCCTGCTCGACGACGGCAGTTGA
- a CDS encoding MFS transporter, producing the protein MADADTPGAFTYFRQFFALERDVFVLSVAMFAFSLGFQMTGRYMGEYILFLGGTELVVGLYGSFGNLIGAAYPYPGGAISDRIGSRTALTLFGLASALGFAVWVFAPALAIAGIPAWVWVFVGLVLAQAWKSFGLGATFAVVKQSVSNDRLATGFASTETFRRTAFLIGPLVAAGLLAAYGFDPGFQYVLAVAVGFALVGTLTQHVLYEAEEDSLGKEFEGISQIRSDLANLPDPLRPLLVGDTLVRFANGMVYGFAVLVVTRYLATDATLFGFYLSPAALFGVFLAVEMAVALVTMVPVANLARRVGLKPVVGLGFFVYAVFPVMLVAAPDGGVVLDSLPILGTVALSEAVVVGAIWAFSGLRFAGLPAHKALIVGPAEENTGGRVTGSYYLVRNTLTIPSAAFGGLLYGSAGYLGYSGPAVAFGLATVVGLLGTAYFLLRGEEFAAYA; encoded by the coding sequence ATGGCGGACGCCGACACGCCCGGCGCGTTCACCTACTTCCGGCAGTTCTTCGCGCTGGAGCGGGACGTGTTCGTGCTCTCGGTCGCCATGTTCGCGTTCAGTCTCGGCTTCCAGATGACGGGCCGGTACATGGGCGAGTACATCCTCTTCCTCGGCGGCACCGAACTCGTCGTCGGCCTCTACGGTAGCTTCGGGAACCTCATCGGCGCGGCGTACCCCTATCCGGGTGGGGCCATCTCGGACCGCATCGGCTCCCGCACCGCGCTCACCTTGTTCGGGCTGGCTTCGGCACTGGGCTTCGCGGTCTGGGTGTTCGCGCCGGCGCTCGCCATCGCCGGGATTCCGGCGTGGGTGTGGGTGTTCGTCGGACTGGTGCTCGCGCAGGCGTGGAAGTCGTTCGGGCTGGGCGCGACGTTCGCCGTCGTGAAACAGAGCGTGTCGAACGACCGGCTCGCGACCGGGTTCGCCAGCACGGAGACGTTCCGCCGGACCGCGTTCCTCATCGGCCCGCTCGTCGCCGCCGGCCTGCTGGCCGCCTACGGCTTCGACCCCGGGTTCCAGTACGTGCTCGCCGTGGCGGTCGGCTTCGCGCTCGTCGGGACGCTCACCCAGCACGTGCTGTACGAGGCCGAGGAGGACTCGCTGGGCAAGGAGTTCGAGGGCATCTCGCAGATCAGGTCCGACCTCGCGAACCTGCCGGACCCGCTCCGGCCGCTGCTCGTCGGCGACACGCTCGTCCGGTTCGCCAACGGGATGGTGTACGGCTTCGCCGTCCTCGTCGTCACGCGCTACCTGGCGACCGACGCCACCCTGTTCGGGTTCTACCTCTCCCCGGCGGCGCTGTTCGGGGTGTTCCTCGCCGTCGAGATGGCCGTCGCGCTGGTGACGATGGTGCCCGTGGCGAACCTCGCACGACGGGTCGGCCTCAAGCCCGTCGTCGGCCTCGGCTTCTTCGTCTACGCCGTCTTCCCCGTCATGCTCGTGGCGGCTCCCGACGGCGGCGTCGTCCTCGACTCGCTGCCCATCCTCGGCACGGTCGCGCTCTCGGAGGCGGTCGTCGTCGGGGCTATCTGGGCCTTCTCGGGGCTCCGGTTCGCCGGGCTCCCGGCGCACAAGGCGCTCATCGTCGGCCCCGCCGAGGAGAACACCGGCGGGCGGGTGACGGGCTCGTACTACCTCGTCCGGAACACGCTCACCATCCCGAGCGCCGCGTTCGGCGGACTGCTGTACGGGTCAGCGGGCTACCTCGGCTACTCAGGCCCGGCCGTCGCGTTCGGTCTCGCGACCGTCGTCGGCCTGCTCGGCACGGCGTACTTCCTCCTCCGCGGCGAGGAGTTCGCGGCCTACGCCTGA
- a CDS encoding succinylglutamate desuccinylase/aspartoacylase family protein, with product MTTLGTASAAPGEVDTGRLTVGETRDGSPVGLPVAVVNGEREGKTLYMQAASDGNELNGVGVIREVFPKLDPAELAGEIRIVGIVNFHGFQIDSHRNPIDDTKLNRTYPGDHEGTSSERIAAATFDAARDADLILDLHQGSDSRMIHETRVRCGRRHRLHQQCLELAKVFGAGHILDQKGPDGQLARAGPDEGIPTIDPELGGTVGFDTGSVAVGVEGVFNVLRHYEFIEGDVDLTPQTRASGFDQYGAPAGGLVDFTVDLGDRVKRGDTLFRVTDPFGQLKAEVTADSNGLFWRTRRLPQVATGEYVCSVGTDLDSY from the coding sequence ATGACGACCCTGGGAACGGCCAGCGCTGCTCCCGGCGAGGTCGACACCGGTCGCCTCACCGTCGGGGAGACCCGCGACGGCAGTCCCGTCGGCCTGCCCGTCGCCGTCGTGAACGGCGAGCGCGAGGGCAAGACGCTCTACATGCAGGCGGCGAGCGACGGGAACGAGTTGAACGGCGTCGGCGTGATTCGCGAGGTGTTCCCGAAGCTGGACCCCGCCGAACTCGCCGGCGAGATCCGCATCGTCGGCATCGTGAACTTCCACGGCTTCCAGATCGACTCGCACCGGAACCCCATCGACGACACGAAGCTGAACCGGACCTACCCCGGCGACCACGAGGGTACCTCCTCCGAGCGCATCGCGGCGGCGACGTTCGACGCGGCGCGTGACGCCGACCTCATCCTCGACCTCCACCAGGGGTCGGACAGCCGGATGATACACGAGACGCGGGTGCGGTGTGGCCGCCGACACCGGCTGCACCAGCAGTGTCTCGAACTGGCGAAGGTGTTCGGCGCGGGGCACATCCTCGACCAGAAGGGTCCGGACGGCCAGCTCGCCCGTGCGGGCCCGGACGAGGGCATTCCGACCATCGACCCCGAGCTCGGCGGCACCGTCGGCTTCGACACGGGGAGCGTCGCCGTCGGCGTCGAGGGCGTGTTCAACGTGCTCCGGCACTACGAGTTCATCGAGGGCGACGTGGACCTGACGCCACAGACCCGCGCGTCGGGGTTCGACCAGTACGGTGCGCCCGCCGGCGGGCTCGTCGACTTCACGGTCGACCTCGGCGACCGGGTCAAGCGCGGTGACACGCTGTTCCGCGTCACAGACCCGTTCGGTCAGCTCAAAGCCGAGGTGACCGCGGACTCGAACGGCCTGTTCTGGCGGACCCGCCGGCTCCCGCAGGTCGCGACCGGCGAGTACGTCTGCTCGGTCGGCACCGACCTCGACAGCTACTGA
- a CDS encoding pyridoxal-phosphate dependent enzyme, translating into MTLQNLYCQACGAEYDAGPDEPWRCSCGHALDLETPPLPDGDPLPVSQLDTRRGLWTFHEFLPVDRAVTLGEGFTPVVDADRWDAEFKLEYVSPSGSFKDRGATTTLSRAAALGVDKVIEDSSGNAGAAIATYAARAGIEADVYVPADVKQSKLMAIQRSGARPVRIEGSREDVTDAAIEAVEAGEGWYASHSWNPAFYAGTMTFAIELAAQRDWTVPDSVVLPVGHGTLALGAYRGFDLLERAGIVDDVPRLLAGQAAGYSPLADEFRGLVAEDEDDTENEIADGIQIAEPARHDQLLAAIEDTDGDAIALGEHVVENTLDTLHRDGFYVEPTCAVAPAALTKYRELGVVDDDEDVVVPLTGSGLKTM; encoded by the coding sequence ATGACACTCCAGAACCTCTACTGCCAGGCCTGCGGTGCGGAGTACGACGCCGGTCCTGACGAGCCGTGGCGCTGTTCCTGCGGCCACGCGCTGGACCTCGAGACGCCACCCCTCCCCGACGGCGACCCGCTGCCGGTGAGCCAGCTCGACACCCGGCGCGGGCTGTGGACGTTCCACGAGTTCCTCCCGGTCGACCGCGCGGTCACCCTCGGCGAGGGTTTCACACCGGTCGTCGATGCGGACCGCTGGGATGCCGAGTTCAAGCTCGAGTACGTCTCCCCGAGCGGCTCGTTCAAGGACCGCGGCGCGACGACGACGCTCTCGCGGGCCGCCGCGCTCGGCGTCGACAAGGTCATCGAGGACTCCTCGGGCAACGCCGGCGCAGCCATCGCGACGTACGCGGCCCGCGCGGGCATCGAGGCCGACGTGTACGTGCCCGCCGACGTGAAGCAGTCGAAGCTGATGGCCATACAGCGCTCCGGCGCTCGCCCGGTCCGAATCGAGGGCAGCCGCGAGGACGTGACCGACGCGGCCATCGAGGCCGTCGAGGCGGGCGAGGGCTGGTACGCCAGCCACTCCTGGAACCCCGCGTTCTACGCCGGCACGATGACATTCGCCATCGAGCTCGCGGCCCAGCGCGACTGGACGGTGCCCGACTCGGTCGTCCTCCCGGTCGGTCACGGCACGCTCGCGCTCGGCGCGTACCGCGGCTTCGACCTGCTCGAACGCGCCGGCATCGTCGACGACGTGCCGCGACTGCTCGCCGGGCAGGCCGCCGGCTACTCCCCCCTCGCCGACGAGTTCCGGGGGCTCGTGGCCGAGGACGAGGACGACACCGAGAACGAGATCGCAGACGGCATCCAGATCGCCGAACCGGCGCGCCACGACCAGCTTCTGGCAGCCATCGAGGACACCGACGGCGACGCCATCGCCCTCGGCGAGCACGTCGTCGAGAACACGCTCGACACGCTCCACCGCGACGGCTTCTACGTCGAGCCGACCTGCGCGGTCGCCCCGGCTGCGCTCACGAAGTACCGCGAGCTCGGGGTCGTCGACGACGACGAGGACGTGGTCGTCCCGCTCACCGGGAGCGGCCTGAAGACGATGTAG